From the Erythrolamprus reginae isolate rEryReg1 chromosome Z, rEryReg1.hap1, whole genome shotgun sequence genome, one window contains:
- the TNNT1 gene encoding troponin T, slow skeletal muscle, with amino-acid sequence MVPQLAPPKIPEGERVDFDDIHRKRMEKDLLELQTLIDVHFEQRKKEEEELVGLMSRIEHRRAERAEQQRVRTEKERERQAKLAEEKMRKEEEEAKKRAEDDAKKKKVLSNMGAHFGGYLIKAEQKRGKRQTGREMKIRILAERRKSLNIDNLGEHELREKAKELHEWIHHLESEKFDLMEKLRRQKYEINVLYNRISHAQKFKKGAGKTRLGGRWK; translated from the exons ATGGTTCCACAGTTAGCACCTCCAAAAATCCccgagggagagagagtggattTTGAT GACATCCACCGTAAGCGTATGGAGAAAGATCTCCTGGAACTTCAAACTCTCATTGATGTCCACTTTGagcagaggaaaaaagaagaggaagaactcGTGGGCCTCATGTCAAGGATT GAACATCGCAGGGCAGAACGGGCAGAACAACAGCGAGTCCGCACTGAGAAAGAACGGGAACGACAGGCCAAGCTTGCT GAAGAAAAAatgaggaaagaagaagaagaggccaAGAAAAGAGCTGAAGATGATGCTAAGAAGAAGAAAGTGCTGTCCAACATGGGAGCTCACTTTGGTGGATACCTGATCAAG GCAGAGCAAAAACGTGGGAAGAGACAAACTGGCCGAGAAATGAAGATCCGGATCTTAGCAGAGCGACGAAAATCTTTGAACATAGACAATTTAGGCGAGCATGAGCTGAG GGAAAAGGCCAAGGAGCTCCATGAATGGATCCATCATCTAGAATCAGAGAAGTTTGATCTGATGGAGAAACTCCGACGTCAAAAATATGAG aTCAATGTTCTGTACAATCGCATCAGCCACGCCCAGAAGTT CAAAAAGGGTGCTGGAAAAACCAGGCTTGGTGGTCGCTGGAAGTAA